The Coffea arabica cultivar ET-39 chromosome 8e, Coffea Arabica ET-39 HiFi, whole genome shotgun sequence genome window below encodes:
- the LOC113702666 gene encoding uncharacterized protein yields the protein MKGWQNSRKPKAVVVGGSIAGISCAHALIEAGWDVVVLEKSCAPPSGSPTGAGLGLDPSAQKIIQTWLRNPQLLHNSTLPLTIDQNQATDGEKKISWTLTRDENFNFRAAYWTDLYSLLYNALQSDTVLWGHYFLSFCISDDKTSVTVKCKVLETGDTIDIVGDLLIAADGCLSSIRKSFLPNLKLRYSGYTAWRGVLDFSNNKHAEAVLDLKKAYPDLGKCLYFDLSSRTHSVIYELLNQRINWIWYINQPEPELKGNSVTMKVSSDMIEQLHEAAEKVWVPGLATIIKETKEPFLNVMYDCEPLKQIFWDNVVLIGDAAHPTTPHGLRSTNMSVLDAAVLGKCLQKWGVENLNLALEDYQSIRLPVTSKQVLHSRRMGCIKQGLNVAGRRPFDPRTATPEECDDLQQKNMPFFTDVPSIFDVTT from the exons ATGAAGGGGTGGCAGAATAGCAGGAAGCCCAAGGCAGTGGTGGTGGGAGGAAGCATAGCAGGAATATCTTGTGCACATGCTCTGATTGAAGCAGGATGGGATGTTGTGGTGCTGGAGAAAAGTTGTGCACCCCCAAGTGGAAGCCCAACTGGTGCTGGACTCGGACTTGACCCTTCGGCTCAGAAAATCATTCAGACTTGGCTGAGGAACCCTCAGCTTCTCCACAACTCCACTTTGCCCCTCACTATTGATCAA AACCAAGCAACtgatggagaaaagaaaatcagcTGGACTCTGACAAGGGATGAAAACTTCAATTTTAGAGCAGCATACTGGACTGATCTATATAGCCTTTTATACAATGCACTACAATCTGATACTGTTTTGTGGGGGCactatttcctttcattttgcaTCTCTGATGACAAAACTAGCGTCACAGTTAAATGTAAAGTTCTTGAAACCGGTGACACAATTGACATAGTAGGTGATCTACTTATTGCTGCTGATGGCTGTCTTTCCAGCATTCGAAAGAGCTTCCTTCCCAATCTTAAGCTGAG ATATTCAGGTTACACTGCATGGAGGGGTGTTCTTGATTTCTCAAATAACAAGCATGCAGAAGCTGTATTGGACCTCAAGAAGGCATACCCAGATTTAGGGAAATGCCTATACTTTGATTTGAGTTCGAGAACTCACAGTGTGATCTACGAACTATTGAACCAACGGATCAATTGGATTTGGTATATCAATCAACCTGAGCCAGAACTTAAG GGAAACTCAGTGACCATGAAAGTTAGCAGCGACATGATTGAGCAGCTGCATGAGGCAGCAGAAAAAGTTTGGGTCCCAGGATTAGCAACGATCATAAAAGAAACCAAAGAACCCTTCCTAAATGTCATGTATGATTGTGAACCTCTGAAGCAAATCTTTTGGGACAATGTAGTTTTGATTGGAGATGCAGCTCATCCTACAACTCCTCATGGTCTGAGAAGCACAAACATGTCAGTATTGGATGCTGCAGTTTTAGGCAAATGCCTTCAGAAGTGGGGGGTGGAAAATCTAAATTTAGCCCTTGAAGATTATCAGTCTATTCGGCTGCCAGTTACTTCAAAGCAAGTATTGCATTCTAGGCGGATGGGTTGCATCAAACAGGGTTTAAACGTTGCGGGTCGCAGACCTTTTGATCCAAGAACGGCAACGCCTGAAGAATGTGATGACCTTCAGCAAAAGAATATGCCTTTCTTCACTGATGTTCCTTCAATATTTGATGTAACAACTTAG